One Arcobacter sp. FWKO B genomic window, TTTTGGAAGAGAATAGAAACCCAAGTTTCACAAAAGAGGAAATTACTCAAAGACTAAAAAATGATTTGGGTGCAAAAGAGATTATTTGGATAGAAAATGGCTATCTTGAAGGTGATGATACAGATTCTCACATCGATATGTTAGTAAGATTTACAGATGAGAATACTATAGTTTATCAATCATGTGATGATAAAGAAGATGTTCATTATGAGGCACTAAAAGCTATGGAAGATGAGGTAAAAAAACTCCCATTTAAAAGTGTAGCTTTGCCTTGGATTGGTGCAAAATATTATGATGATGAAAGACTTCCAGCTAGTTATGCAAACTTTTTGGTGATAAATGGTGCAGTGCTTGTTCCTACTTATCAAGATAAAAGTGATGAAAAAGCACTTGAAATTTTTACTAAGTTGTTTCCAAAACGCGATATAATTGGTATTGATTGTTCTAAGATAATAAGACAACATGGAAGTTTGCATTGTTGTACGATGCAATACCCAAAAACAACAAGATTGAAGTAAAATCTAATATCTAAAATCTAAAAAGTATAATGCAATACAAGGAGAATTTATGGCTAATAACAATTCACGACTAAAAACCGCTCTGATTCAACAAAAATTCCATGGCTCTAAAGAGGCTACACTTATAGTAACTGCTTCTTTGGTATCAGAAGCTGCAAAAGGTGGGGCAAGGCTTGTGGTTTTGCAAGAGTTGCATCAAACAGAGTATTTTTGTCAAAGTGAGGATACTGAGTTCTGCTCATATGCAAATAGTTTTGAAGATGATGTGAAATACTGGTCAAGCGTAGCAAAAGAAAACAATGTGGTACTTGTAAGTTCACTATTTGAAGCACGAGCTCCAGGGCTTTATCACAATACGGCTGTGGTTTTTGAATGTGATGGAAGTGTAGCTGGAAAGTATAGAAAAATGCATATTCCAGATGACCCAGGATTTTATGAGAAATTTTATTTCACCCCTGGGGATCTTGGATTTGAGCCTATAAGTACTAGTGTAGGAAAACTTGGGGTTTTGGTTTGTTGGGATCAGTGGTATCCTGAAGCTGCTAGACTTATGGCTTTAAGAGGTGCTGAAATACTAATATATCCCACTGCTATTGGGTGGTTTGATGGTGATGAGTCAGAAGAAAAACAAAGACAACTTGATGCTTGGATTACTATCCAAAGATCTCACGCAGTAGCAAATGGACTACCTGTTATTTCAGTAAATCGTGTAGGATTTGAAAAAGATAGTAGTGGTGTACTTGATGGGATTAGATTTTGGGGTAATTCATTTGTTTGTGGACCTCAAGGTGAGTTTTTGGTTCATGCAAATAGTGAAGATGAAAAGGTAATATTTGTAGAAATTGATAAACAAAGAACTACAGATGTAAGAAGAATATGGCCGTTTTTAAGGGATAGAAGAATAGAAAACTACTCTGGACTTACAAAAAGATACTTAGACTGATGATGATTCATCAGTCTGTAATAACACAGTTTCTACCACTTTGTTTTGCTTTATAAAGGTTTATATCTGCTCTTTTTAGTAGAGTATCTTTTGTATCGTGTTGATCTGGTATGGCAATTCCAAAACTACTTGTAACATGTCCAACTATTTTAAAATCATGTTCACTAATAGTTGTTCTAAGTTTTTGTGCTACTGTTGTTATATGTTCTTTCGATGTATCATTTATTAATATAGCAAATTCCTCACCACCCCATCTATATATTTGGTCATTATCCCTTAATGTATGTTTTACAACTTCAGCAAATTCAGCCAATACCATATCTCCAACATCATGTCCATATGTATCATTTATTTGCTTGAAGTAGTCTATGTCAAACATTATTAAACTGTGGTTTATTGTATCAAAATTATCTATGATATGATTAAAGTCATAGTTAAATCTTGTTCTATTTAAAAGCTTTGTAAGTGGGTCTGTATATGCTTTGTGCATAAATAAAGCTTTTTGCTCATAAAATCTTTTTAATAAAAAGGCTAATATAAGTACTAACAAAATAATATTACTAGAAAAAAGCAGTATAAAGTATTTATTCTTCTCATTTGTCAAAGCATTGTTTTGAGTATATGAAACTATATATGTATTGATTGTACCATCAAAATCATTAATTGGTAAAAAGGTGATAATATATTGTTTGTTTGATAATTCAATTGATTTTGCAAAAGGTTGTTTTGAATATAAATGTTTGGTTATCTCTTGTTTTAATTTTGTATCTATTAAAATAAGATTTTCATTTGATAGATTATTATTTGAAAATTCTAGTTGAGCATCTTTTTCTTCATAAAAAAAATCACTTATTGTAGATGTTGTATAATACTCATCAATCAATGTTGAAAATACTTTACTATTAACATATTCTTTTGAAATAAGTAGTTTATATTCAAACGGAAAATTTTTATGAAGCTCATTTATAAATGTTTCAAATGAATTTGACAATTCTACTGTTCCTATAAATTCATTATTGTTAAATATAGGAAATACATTTCTAAACCCATTTACTATTTTTCCTTCTTCAAAACCAAATTGACTTGTTTTTGTTTGATTTGCTTTTAAAATTGTTGCTCTATCTTTAAATAGATTATCTCCATAATGTTCAATAGAGTGAAATCTGATAAAACTATTTCCCTCAATATCATGAAAATGGAGTTGTCTAAAACCATATCTTGATAGTCTCTCATAAGTAGGTTCTAAAATAGTATGGAGTTCATTTCTAATTTTTTGTTGAAGATTTATATCTTTTGTGTTTATATGTTGAATTAAATTTTTGACTTCTTTTCTATTTAGAATTTCATCTATAAGAATAGTAGAAGTTGTTGAATAAAAACTTACTACAGTGTTAAACTGTGTATTTAATCTTTGAATATACTGTTTTTCAATGTTATCAATATTTGTATTTTTATTATAATTAAGGATAAAAACTAATATACTTTCAACACATAAAATAAAAATAAAAAAATATACATAACTTGATTTTATTCTTTTCACTATACAACCTTTTAATAAAAAGAAAATTATATCATAATTAAATAAATAATAAGTAATGTTAAAATATCATCATTTTTAGGAGTGTGTTTTTTATTTTTTTATGATATAATAAATCAAAAAACAAAGAGGTTTTGATGAATTGGGAAGTAATTAAGCAAAACTTGATTGAATTTTTGCAAACAGAAGTAAAAAAAGCTGGCAAGAGTGGTGCAGTAGTTGGATTAAGTGGTGGTTTAGATAGTGCGGTAGTTGCAATATTATGCAAAGAAGCTTTTGGTGAGAATGTACACTGTGTTATGCTCCCATCACATTATTCTAGTGATAGTAGTGTAATAGATGCACAAGAATTATGTCATAGGTTTGATATATCTTATGAGGTAGTAAGTGTAGCTCCGCTTATACAAGTATATGAGCCTTTAATGGATGGTGATAAGCTTAGAATAGGCAATTTTAGTGCAAGAGTGAGAATGGCGATACTTTATGATATATCTGCAAAACATAAAGCTTTAGTTGTTGGCACAAGCAATAGAAGTGAGATACTTTTAGGATATGGAACAATTTTTGGTGATACTGCTTGTGCAATAAATCCAGTTGGAAATATTTATAAGAGTGATGAGTTTGAATTTGCAAAGTTTCTTGGAGTTCCAGATTCTATTTTAGCTAAGCGTCCAAGTGCTGATTTATGGGAAGGTCAAGCTGATGAAGATGAATTGGGCTTTACATATAAAGAACTTGATATTGTATTAAAAGAGTTATTTGACAAGAATAGAACAAAAGAAGAGTTAATCAAAGATGGTTTTAGTAATGAAATTCTTGAATTTGTACTAAATAGATACCATTCAAATGCATTTAAAAGAGCAATGCCAGTTGTTGCTCAGCTTAATTTATAAAATAGTTGGAGTATATAATATGACAAAAGAGATACCGTTTTATAAGCCTTCAGTTGGCAAAGAAGAGATTGATCAGATAGATCAAGTGTTGGAGCTAGAAGCAGGTTCTAAAGTAGAAGAATTTGAGGTTGAAATAGCAAATTTTGTTGGAGCAGATTATGCAATTGCTACATGTAATGGAACTGCTGCTATGCATCTTGCTCTTAGTGCTATGGATTTAAAAAGAGGAGATAAGATAGTTATGTCTGTTAATTCTTTTCCAAATGTTCCTGAAGTTGTAAGACATTTTGATGCAGAGCCAATTTTTATAGATATAGATCCAAATACTATGAATATTGATCTTAATAAATTTGATGAATATTTAGCAAAAAATAAATCAAAAAAACTTCGTGGCGCAATAATTTCATTTATTGCTGGACAAACTCCTGATTTAGATAAGTTATATGAAATTTCACAAAAACATAAAATTATATTAATTGAAGATGCAACAAATGCATTAGGCGTAACATTTAATGATGACACAATAGGTTCACTTAAAGCAGATATGACAATATTTTCAATGAACCCTTCAAATGGAAGAAGTTCTATAAGTAATGGTGGTGTTATAGTTACTAATAACGAAGAGTATGCTACAAGAGCAAAGCTTCTAAGAACTCATGCTATAACAACTACTTTTGATGATTATGGTAATCTTGATTATATATATGATGTTGTAGATATAGGTTATAAATATGATATGAGTGAACTTGAAGCTGCATTTTGCCTAGCACAACTTCAAAAAACTAATAAATTTATAAAAAGAAGAAAAGAAATAGCTGCAATTTATTTAAAAAGACTTGAGGGGATTAAACATATTACTATTCCAACTCATAGTCCTGAGCATATTTTTACACAATTTATTGTAAAAGTAAGTAAAAACAGAGATGCTTTTGCAAGGGCACTTAAAGAAGAGGGCATTTCTACAGGACTTAACTTTATACCATTGCATTTACTAAGTTATTATAAACAAAAATATAATTTAAAAATTACAACATATCTAAATGCACTTAATTCATATCAGCAGATACTATCACTTCCTATGTACCCATCTTTAACAGATGATGAGGTAAATTATGTTTGTGATAAAGTGATAGGAATTGCTAGCAAATGGGTTTAAAACAAAAACTCGCACTTTGGGTAGAAGAGTATCTTTTCTACCCAACACCACTTCAGCAAATTATATCAGCATTATTACTCCCTTTTACATTGATATATTGTCTTATTAAATTTGTAAATAAGAGTTTAAAAAATCCAAAATATTATGGAATAAAAGTTGTTAGTATTGGAAACCTCTTAGTAGGTGGTACAGGTAAAACACCTTTTACGATAGCTCTTACAAAGTATTTTCCAAATAGTGCAGTTGTTTTAAGAGGATATAAAAGAAAATCAAAAGGGCTAATAGTAGTTTCAAGAAATGGTGAGATTTTAGTAAATGTAGACAAAAGTGGTGATGAAGCAATGCTTTTGGCTCAAAAATGTACAGATGCTATAATTATAGTTAGTGAAGATAGAGTTAAAGGGATATTAAAAGCAAAAGAACTAGGTGCTAGTGTTGTGTTTTTAGATGATGGATATTCTAAAACAGATCTTTACAAGTTTGATATTTTACTTCGTCCAAAAAATGAACCAACAAATATATTTTGTCTTCCAAGTGGTGGATATAAAGAGCCAAAAATTGAGTATTTTAATGCA contains:
- a CDS encoding DegT/DnrJ/EryC1/StrS family aminotransferase; translated protein: MTKEIPFYKPSVGKEEIDQIDQVLELEAGSKVEEFEVEIANFVGADYAIATCNGTAAMHLALSAMDLKRGDKIVMSVNSFPNVPEVVRHFDAEPIFIDIDPNTMNIDLNKFDEYLAKNKSKKLRGAIISFIAGQTPDLDKLYEISQKHKIILIEDATNALGVTFNDDTIGSLKADMTIFSMNPSNGRSSISNGGVIVTNNEEYATRAKLLRTHAITTTFDDYGNLDYIYDVVDIGYKYDMSELEAAFCLAQLQKTNKFIKRRKEIAAIYLKRLEGIKHITIPTHSPEHIFTQFIVKVSKNRDAFARALKEEGISTGLNFIPLHLLSYYKQKYNLKITTYLNALNSYQQILSLPMYPSLTDDEVNYVCDKVIGIASKWV
- a CDS encoding NAD+ synthase — protein: MNWEVIKQNLIEFLQTEVKKAGKSGAVVGLSGGLDSAVVAILCKEAFGENVHCVMLPSHYSSDSSVIDAQELCHRFDISYEVVSVAPLIQVYEPLMDGDKLRIGNFSARVRMAILYDISAKHKALVVGTSNRSEILLGYGTIFGDTACAINPVGNIYKSDEFEFAKFLGVPDSILAKRPSADLWEGQADEDELGFTYKELDIVLKELFDKNRTKEELIKDGFSNEILEFVLNRYHSNAFKRAMPVVAQLNL
- a CDS encoding carbon-nitrogen hydrolase, whose protein sequence is MANNNSRLKTALIQQKFHGSKEATLIVTASLVSEAAKGGARLVVLQELHQTEYFCQSEDTEFCSYANSFEDDVKYWSSVAKENNVVLVSSLFEARAPGLYHNTAVVFECDGSVAGKYRKMHIPDDPGFYEKFYFTPGDLGFEPISTSVGKLGVLVCWDQWYPEAARLMALRGAEILIYPTAIGWFDGDESEEKQRQLDAWITIQRSHAVANGLPVISVNRVGFEKDSSGVLDGIRFWGNSFVCGPQGEFLVHANSEDEKVIFVEIDKQRTTDVRRIWPFLRDRRIENYSGLTKRYLD
- a CDS encoding tetraacyldisaccharide 4'-kinase, with protein sequence MGLKQKLALWVEEYLFYPTPLQQIISALLLPFTLIYCLIKFVNKSLKNPKYYGIKVVSIGNLLVGGTGKTPFTIALTKYFPNSAVVLRGYKRKSKGLIVVSRNGEILVNVDKSGDEAMLLAQKCTDAIIIVSEDRVKGILKAKELGASVVFLDDGYSKTDLYKFDILLRPKNEPTNIFCLPSGGYKEPKIEYFNADITAMEDKDFQRTVSYSYYDSAQEKFTTIDVLPKEIVFVSGISKPKRVLEFLPSDIKYEFFEDHYDFTQKDIEDIVEKYGTQNLIVTQKDFVKLKRFGISLYIIDLEIKINQEIIDKVGEYLVDG
- a CDS encoding diguanylate cyclase; the encoded protein is MKRIKSSYVYFFIFILCVESILVFILNYNKNTNIDNIEKQYIQRLNTQFNTVVSFYSTTSTILIDEILNRKEVKNLIQHINTKDINLQQKIRNELHTILEPTYERLSRYGFRQLHFHDIEGNSFIRFHSIEHYGDNLFKDRATILKANQTKTSQFGFEEGKIVNGFRNVFPIFNNNEFIGTVELSNSFETFINELHKNFPFEYKLLISKEYVNSKVFSTLIDEYYTTSTISDFFYEEKDAQLEFSNNNLSNENLILIDTKLKQEITKHLYSKQPFAKSIELSNKQYIITFLPINDFDGTINTYIVSYTQNNALTNEKNKYFILLFSSNIILLVLILAFLLKRFYEQKALFMHKAYTDPLTKLLNRTRFNYDFNHIIDNFDTINHSLIMFDIDYFKQINDTYGHDVGDMVLAEFAEVVKHTLRDNDQIYRWGGEEFAILINDTSKEHITTVAQKLRTTISEHDFKIVGHVTSSFGIAIPDQHDTKDTLLKRADINLYKAKQSGRNCVITD
- a CDS encoding agmatine deiminase family protein, which gives rise to MENLSKKRLFAEWEEQEFVQLMFPHSNSDWGQYLDELIPVFEDIAINIAKYQPCIVCYMEDNSVKNIKNLENIILKKVESNDTWCRDFGGITIENDGKIEVLDYVFNGWGNKFDASKDNELTKKLFQDVKSYDFVLEGGSIDSNGNGVILTTTDCLLEENRNPSFTKEEITQRLKNDLGAKEIIWIENGYLEGDDTDSHIDMLVRFTDENTIVYQSCDDKEDVHYEALKAMEDEVKKLPFKSVALPWIGAKYYDDERLPASYANFLVINGAVLVPTYQDKSDEKALEIFTKLFPKRDIIGIDCSKIIRQHGSLHCCTMQYPKTTRLK